The Astyanax mexicanus isolate ESR-SI-001 chromosome 24, AstMex3_surface, whole genome shotgun sequence genome has a segment encoding these proteins:
- the LOC111195340 gene encoding SH2 domain-containing protein 4B-like has product MINRKPGMRRSLSTSSRDEIIRWFKEEQTLRVCLQQGESRVAPWFHGIITREEAEDLLKSGSAGSFLVRVSERIFGYVLSYRT; this is encoded by the exons ATGATCAACAGGAAGCCAGGTATGCGCCGGTCGCTGTCGACGTCCAGCAGGGATGAAATTATTCGCTGGTTTAAAGAGGAGCAGACCCTCAGAGTTTGTTTACAGCAAGGCGAGAGTCGAGTTGCCCCCTGGTTTCATG gtattattactcgtgaggaggcggaggatttgctgaagtcaggcagcgctggaagcttcctggtccgtgttagcgagaggatctttggatatgttctttcttacagaacatag